In Variovorax paradoxus, a single genomic region encodes these proteins:
- the arr gene encoding NAD(+)--rifampin ADP-ribosyltransferase: protein MVFLQPGPYFHGTRADLRVGDLLTAGFCSNYDERVVMNHIYFTAWPKGAGLAAEMAKGDGRGRVYIVEPTGAFEDDPNVTDKKFPGNPTRSYRSREPLRIVGELETWELFDAEYIRQLKERVRVGMGEIIN, encoded by the coding sequence ATGGTTTTCTTGCAACCCGGCCCTTACTTCCACGGCACGCGGGCAGACCTCCGGGTGGGCGACCTGCTCACCGCGGGCTTCTGCTCGAACTACGACGAGCGCGTCGTCATGAACCACATCTACTTCACCGCGTGGCCAAAGGGCGCGGGGCTGGCCGCTGAGATGGCGAAGGGCGACGGCCGTGGCCGCGTCTACATCGTCGAGCCTACCGGCGCCTTCGAGGACGACCCCAACGTCACCGACAAGAAGTTTCCGGGCAATCCCACGCGCTCTTACCGCAGCCGGGAGCCGCTGCGGATCGTCGGCGAACTGGAGACCTGGGAGCTCTTCGACGCGGAGTACATCCGGCAGCTCAAGGAACGCGTGCGCGTCGGCATGGGAGAAATCATCAACTGA
- a CDS encoding tannase/feruloyl esterase family alpha/beta hydrolase, translating to MTRANHPSRWIGIVGLIAFSTLLAACATGGGGAAGSAVPDKTSLAQACAGMVGKTVSPGQIGLPSGVATVSSAVVVPAVNTAPAFAEYCRVRGSIAPLSAGADPIRFQLNLPTTWNEKAVMVGGGGFNGTVVDAVAPLRDAAPGQAQPITQGFATFGTDSGHDGTTYGATDPARFALNDEMFQNFAHQSYKKVKDVAHVLMRQYYLRSPRKQYFYGGSEGGREGLVMAQRYPQDFDGIVSVVPVINWTGLFNGFINYQLPQFSGGAINANKVRLLANHVNTACDALDNSADGVVSNYLACPSRINLQSLRCPGGRDTGDTCLSDAQLAVLKASYEPTVMPFPLANGITTYPGRLYGGEIQLGGEGVGRWVTTGLAPNLPPTAADARGVIYGSSYARYVIARNAAFDIRTWNARNFQARIQEVSALMDATNPDLAAFRARGGKLIIRENAGDWAQSPMAGIQYYQSVVGKLTQPVVDEFVRLYVSPASNHNGTAASLTTGAEIPTNHDLLTTLDSWVTGGRAPADALVQVRNSPTAPFGTLATRPMCRYPNYPAYVSGDTTKAESYRCVASSP from the coding sequence ATGACAAGAGCAAATCATCCAAGCCGCTGGATCGGCATCGTCGGCCTCATCGCTTTTTCGACGCTGCTCGCTGCATGTGCGACAGGCGGAGGCGGGGCCGCCGGTTCGGCCGTGCCGGACAAGACCTCGCTCGCCCAGGCTTGCGCCGGCATGGTGGGCAAGACCGTTTCGCCGGGGCAGATCGGGCTGCCGAGCGGCGTGGCAACCGTCTCGTCGGCCGTGGTCGTACCTGCCGTAAATACCGCGCCAGCCTTTGCCGAATATTGCAGGGTGCGGGGCTCGATCGCGCCCCTTTCGGCGGGAGCCGATCCGATACGCTTCCAGCTCAACCTGCCCACCACATGGAACGAAAAAGCCGTCATGGTGGGTGGTGGGGGCTTCAACGGCACGGTCGTCGATGCCGTCGCCCCACTTCGCGATGCGGCGCCCGGCCAGGCGCAGCCGATCACCCAGGGTTTCGCGACCTTTGGCACCGACTCCGGCCACGACGGCACGACTTACGGCGCCACCGATCCGGCCAGGTTCGCGTTGAACGACGAGATGTTCCAGAACTTCGCGCATCAGTCGTACAAGAAGGTCAAGGACGTCGCGCACGTGTTGATGCGGCAGTACTACCTGCGCTCGCCGCGCAAACAGTACTTCTATGGCGGCTCCGAAGGCGGGCGCGAAGGCCTGGTCATGGCGCAGCGTTACCCGCAGGATTTCGACGGCATCGTGTCCGTCGTGCCGGTGATCAACTGGACGGGGCTCTTCAATGGCTTCATCAACTACCAGTTGCCGCAGTTTTCCGGAGGTGCGATCAACGCCAACAAGGTGCGCTTGCTCGCCAACCATGTGAACACCGCGTGCGACGCGCTGGACAACAGCGCGGACGGCGTGGTGAGCAACTATCTCGCCTGTCCGTCTCGCATCAACCTTCAGAGCCTGCGCTGCCCCGGGGGGCGCGACACGGGGGACACCTGCCTGTCCGACGCGCAGCTCGCCGTGCTCAAGGCCTCGTACGAGCCGACAGTCATGCCCTTTCCGCTGGCCAACGGCATCACCACCTATCCGGGCCGCCTCTATGGCGGCGAGATTCAGCTGGGGGGTGAGGGCGTGGGGCGTTGGGTGACGACGGGCCTGGCCCCCAACCTGCCACCGACCGCGGCAGACGCTCGCGGCGTGATCTACGGCAGCAGCTATGCCCGCTACGTGATCGCGAGGAATGCCGCCTTCGACATCCGCACATGGAACGCGAGGAACTTCCAGGCGCGCATCCAGGAGGTGTCGGCGCTGATGGACGCGACCAACCCCGATCTTGCGGCCTTCCGCGCACGGGGCGGCAAGCTCATCATCCGCGAGAACGCGGGCGACTGGGCGCAGAGCCCGATGGCGGGCATCCAGTACTACCAGAGCGTCGTCGGCAAGCTGACGCAGCCGGTCGTCGACGAGTTCGTGCGTCTCTACGTGTCGCCCGCGTCCAATCACAACGGTACGGCGGCAAGCCTCACGACAGGCGCCGAGATTCCCACCAATCACGATCTGCTCACGACGCTGGACAGCTGGGTGACGGGTGGCCGCGCGCCGGCCGATGCACTCGTGCAGGTGCGCAACTCGCCCACGGCCCCCTTTGGCACGCTCGCGACGCGCCCCATGTGCCGCTACCCGAACTACCCGGCGTACGTGTCGGGCGACACGACGAAGGCCGAAAGCTATCGCTGCGTTGCCTCGTCGCCCTGA
- a CDS encoding DUF1501 domain-containing protein, producing MQRRELLKLIAAAPAFGAAGQLMAAPAAEGAKLLVVFLRGAYDCSNLLVPTSSDFYYASRPNIAIPRPGTPNGALPLDGNWGLHPALAQSVMPMFQQKQASFIAFAGTDDLTRSHFETQDSIELGQALDKRRDYRSGFLNRLAGVLGAGPVTDVSPIAFTDQLPISLRGNAKAANMALAGNARSALDARQSQVIANMYRNTSLAQPVAEGFQVRDEVMRAVQAEMDAASRNAMTAKGFELVARRMALLMRDRFDLGFVDVGGWDTHVGQGAATGYLANRFEELGRGVAGFAQEMGDDAWRQTVVVVISEFGRTFRENGNRGTDHGHGTVYWVLGGGLSAQAGGRVVGEQQALTQATLFQNRDYPVLNEYRAVFGGLFKRMYGLSPAQLAKVFDGVAPKDLRLV from the coding sequence ATGCAACGTCGAGAACTCCTGAAGCTCATCGCCGCCGCGCCCGCCTTCGGCGCCGCAGGCCAGCTCATGGCCGCGCCCGCTGCCGAAGGCGCCAAGCTGCTCGTCGTGTTCCTGCGCGGCGCTTACGACTGCAGCAACCTGCTGGTGCCCACGAGCAGCGACTTCTACTACGCCTCGCGCCCCAACATCGCCATCCCGCGCCCCGGCACGCCCAACGGCGCGCTGCCGCTCGACGGCAACTGGGGCCTGCACCCCGCGCTCGCGCAGAGCGTGATGCCGATGTTCCAGCAGAAGCAGGCCTCCTTCATCGCCTTCGCCGGCACCGACGACCTCACGCGCAGCCACTTCGAGACGCAAGACTCCATCGAACTCGGCCAGGCACTCGACAAGCGCCGCGACTACCGCTCGGGCTTTCTCAACCGGCTGGCCGGCGTGCTCGGCGCCGGGCCCGTCACCGATGTGTCGCCCATCGCCTTCACCGACCAGCTGCCGATCTCGCTGCGCGGCAACGCCAAGGCCGCCAACATGGCGCTCGCGGGCAACGCACGCTCGGCACTCGACGCGCGGCAGAGCCAGGTCATCGCCAACATGTACCGCAACACATCGCTGGCCCAGCCGGTGGCCGAAGGCTTCCAGGTGCGCGACGAAGTGATGCGCGCGGTGCAGGCCGAGATGGACGCCGCCAGCCGCAACGCCATGACCGCCAAGGGCTTCGAGCTGGTCGCGCGCCGCATGGCGCTGCTGATGCGCGACCGCTTCGACCTGGGCTTCGTCGATGTCGGCGGCTGGGACACCCACGTGGGGCAGGGCGCAGCCACTGGATACCTGGCCAACCGCTTCGAGGAGCTGGGCCGCGGCGTGGCCGGCTTCGCCCAGGAGATGGGCGACGACGCATGGCGTCAGACCGTGGTCGTCGTCATCAGCGAATTCGGCCGAACCTTTCGCGAGAACGGCAACCGCGGCACGGACCATGGGCATGGCACCGTGTACTGGGTGCTCGGCGGCGGCCTGTCGGCGCAGGCCGGCGGGCGCGTGGTGGGCGAGCAGCAGGCGCTGACGCAGGCGACGCTGTTCCAGAACCGGGACTATCCGGTGCTCAACGAGTACCGGGCGGTGTTCGGCGGCTTGTTCAAGCGGATGTACGGGCTGTCGCCCGCGCAGTTGGCGAAGGTATTCGACGGGGTGGCGCCGAAGGATTTGCGGCTGGTCTGA
- a CDS encoding DUF1800 domain-containing protein, whose amino-acid sequence MRRASMALGACVLALLAACASTPGNQRPLVSLSLPSAQVNDATRMRWLERVSWGANASSDAHLAQRGLALWMRDQLNPRPAPLPPAAQAQIDAMAISHTPLDQLVLGLDAQRKAADAIPDEDQKKAAQQAYQQQLNQLAREAQTRFLLRALYSPNQLQEQMTWFWMNHFNVNLRKDNIRAMVGDYEENAIRPHALGKFRDLLGATLHHPAMLRYLDNAQNAANRINENYARELMELHTLGVGSGYSQGDVQELARVLTGVGVTSAPLDAPPPNIRPAVRADYVRKGLFEFNPNRHDYGPKTLLGQPIQSHGLAEADEALDRLARAPATARFISRKLAVYFVSDDPPQALVDRVAAAFTRSGGDIAVTLKALFESPEFTASLGRKFRDPVHYVIAGVRLAYDDRVALNVNPMLNWINRMGEPLYGHETPDGYPLNEAAWASAGQMNTRFEIARAIGANGAVLFRADDKAPLEKPAFPQLAESRAVRAMQGGLSADTREALAQAKNPQEWNTFLLASPELMRR is encoded by the coding sequence ATGCGCCGCGCATCGATGGCGCTCGGCGCCTGCGTGCTGGCGCTGCTCGCGGCCTGCGCGAGCACGCCGGGCAACCAGCGGCCGCTGGTGTCGCTGTCGCTGCCTTCGGCGCAAGTCAATGACGCCACGCGCATGCGCTGGCTCGAACGCGTGAGCTGGGGCGCCAACGCCAGCAGCGACGCGCATCTTGCGCAGCGGGGCCTCGCGCTGTGGATGCGCGACCAGCTCAACCCGCGCCCCGCGCCGCTGCCGCCCGCGGCGCAGGCGCAGATCGACGCGATGGCCATCTCGCACACGCCACTCGACCAGCTCGTGCTCGGGCTCGATGCGCAGCGCAAGGCCGCCGACGCGATACCCGACGAAGACCAGAAGAAGGCCGCGCAGCAGGCCTACCAGCAGCAGCTCAACCAGCTGGCGCGCGAGGCACAGACGCGCTTTTTGCTGCGCGCGCTTTATTCGCCGAACCAGCTGCAGGAGCAGATGACCTGGTTCTGGATGAACCACTTCAACGTCAACCTGCGCAAGGACAACATCCGCGCGATGGTCGGCGACTACGAAGAGAACGCCATCCGCCCGCATGCGCTCGGCAAGTTCCGCGACCTGCTCGGCGCCACGCTGCATCACCCCGCGATGCTGCGCTATCTGGACAACGCGCAGAACGCCGCCAACCGCATCAACGAGAACTACGCGCGCGAGCTGATGGAACTGCACACGCTGGGCGTGGGCAGCGGCTATTCGCAGGGCGACGTGCAGGAGCTGGCGCGCGTGCTCACCGGCGTGGGCGTGACCTCGGCGCCGCTCGACGCGCCGCCGCCGAACATCCGCCCCGCGGTGCGCGCGGACTACGTGCGCAAGGGCCTGTTCGAGTTCAACCCGAACCGGCATGACTACGGGCCGAAGACGCTGCTGGGCCAGCCCATTCAAAGCCACGGCCTGGCCGAAGCCGACGAGGCGCTCGACCGCCTGGCGCGCGCGCCGGCCACCGCGCGCTTCATCTCGCGCAAGCTGGCCGTGTACTTCGTGTCCGACGATCCGCCGCAGGCACTGGTCGACCGCGTGGCCGCCGCCTTCACGCGCAGCGGCGGCGACATCGCCGTCACGCTGAAGGCGCTGTTCGAGTCGCCCGAGTTCACCGCGTCGCTGGGCCGCAAGTTCCGCGACCCGGTGCACTACGTGATCGCCGGCGTGCGGCTCGCGTATGACGACCGCGTGGCGCTGAACGTCAACCCGATGCTCAACTGGATCAACCGCATGGGCGAGCCGCTGTACGGCCACGAGACGCCCGATGGCTACCCGCTCAACGAAGCGGCATGGGCGAGCGCCGGGCAGATGAACACCCGCTTCGAGATCGCGCGCGCCATCGGCGCGAACGGCGCGGTGCTGTTCAGGGCGGACGACAAGGCGCCGCTGGAGAAGCCCGCGTTCCCGCAACTGGCCGAGTCGCGCGCCGTGCGTGCAATGCAGGGCGGGCTGAGCGCGGACACGCGAGAGGCGCTGGCGCAGGCGAAGAATCCGCAGGAGTGGAACACCTTCTTGCTGGCGTCGCCGGAGCTGATGCGCCGCTGA
- a CDS encoding DsbA family oxidoreductase, protein MTLSSSSHLKIDFVSDVSCPWCAVGLSSLEAALRNVAPDVTAELHFQPFELNPQMPPEGQDTFEHLNQKYGSTREQQAQSREMIRQRGAAVGFEFSAEGRPRVYNTFNAHRLLHWAELESPAKQAALKKLLLKAYFTDSQNPSDPDVLVRAATEAGLDAARAREILASDEFAQETRERERMYTDAGIHSVPAIIINDQHLISGGQPVEVFERALRQIAGAAPASLSAA, encoded by the coding sequence ATGACCCTTTCTTCTTCCTCCCACCTCAAGATCGACTTCGTCTCCGATGTGTCCTGCCCCTGGTGCGCCGTTGGCCTGAGCTCGCTCGAGGCGGCGCTCAGGAACGTGGCGCCCGATGTGACGGCGGAACTGCACTTCCAGCCCTTCGAGCTGAATCCGCAGATGCCGCCCGAAGGCCAGGACACCTTCGAGCACCTCAACCAGAAGTACGGCTCCACGCGCGAACAGCAGGCGCAATCGCGCGAAATGATCCGCCAGCGCGGCGCGGCGGTCGGCTTCGAATTCAGCGCCGAAGGCCGTCCACGCGTCTACAACACCTTCAATGCCCACCGCCTGCTGCATTGGGCCGAGCTGGAAAGCCCGGCCAAGCAGGCGGCGTTGAAGAAGCTGCTGCTGAAGGCCTACTTCACCGACAGCCAGAACCCCTCGGACCCCGACGTGCTGGTGCGCGCGGCCACCGAAGCCGGTCTTGACGCGGCCCGCGCCCGCGAGATCCTGGCGAGCGACGAGTTCGCGCAGGAAACCCGCGAACGCGAGCGCATGTACACCGACGCCGGCATCCACTCGGTGCCCGCGATCATCATCAACGACCAGCACCTGATCTCCGGCGGCCAGCCGGTCGAAGTGTTCGAGCGCGCCTTGCGCCAGATTGCCGGCGCCGCGCCGGCGAGCCTGTCCGCAGCCTGA